A window from Pichia kudriavzevii chromosome 5, complete sequence encodes these proteins:
- a CDS encoding uncharacterized protein (PKUD0E00730; Pfam Domains: AhpC-TSA(3.6e-37)|1-cysPrx_C(1.8e-24)): MSIPKPNNGTLRLGSIAPDFTTDTSLGELHFYEYIDQSWCILFSHPDDFTPVCTTELGAFAKLEPEFTRRGVKMIGLSANDADSHRLWIKDIDEITGSHLSFPIIADPDRRIALLYDMIDHQDATNIDDKGVQLTIRSVFIIDPAKTIRLIMTYPASCGRNTAEVLRVVDSLQTSERLSRKVTTPINWVPGDDVIIAPTVDDNEAKQLFPKFRSIKPYLRLTPLSK, encoded by the coding sequence ATGTCCATACCAAAACCCAACAACGGCACGCTTCGACTCGGGTCTATTGCGCCAGACTTCACGACAGACACATCGCTCGGAGAGCTCCATTTCTACGAGTACATAGACCAGTCGTGGTGTATACTGTTTTCCCACCCTGACGACTTCACCCCCGTGTGTACGACAGAGCTAGGGGCGTTTGCGAAGCTCGAGCCGGAGTTCACTAGGAGAGGCGTCAAGATGATTGGATTGAGTGCCAATGATGCCGACTCCCACCGTTTGTGGATCAAAgacattgatgaaatcacaGGAAGCCACCTGTCTTTCCCCATTATTGCCGACCCGGACCGCCGTATTGCCCTCTTGTACGACATGATTGACCACCAGGACGCAACCAATATCGACGACAAGGGGGTCCAGTTGACCATCCGTTCGGTCTTCATCATCGACCCGGCTAAAACAATCCGTTTGATTATGACCTACCCGGCCAGCTGCGGGAGAAACACCGCTGAGGTTCTCCGTGTCGTTGACTCCCTACAAACTAGTGAAAGACTCTCTAGGAAAGTCACCACCCCTATTAACTGGGTCCCCGGTGACGACGTCATCATTGCCCCCACCGTTGACGACAACGAGGCCAAGCAGCTCTTCCCAAAGTTCCGCAGCATTAAACCCTACCTCCGTTTGACACCGCTCTCCAAATGA
- a CDS encoding uncharacterized protein (PKUD0E00740; similar to Saccharomyces cerevisiae YGR023W (MTL1) and YLR332W (MID2); ancestral locus Anc_4.159), translating to MHPQPQIEEKHLLPLHRGTSQQNGGFETGKHRRRLSRKRLLIITAFFLMMLLVVYRCTPPPALFQSPLTFSHTQQHPHDCKLDHLDTPTIALDGAPNPWNNVEIQELEASVENDNGVNAQVNTKSNNLENAGNSTEISTVKTGNGGAEENEEEEEEDQTSIYADSIIRNIMEGSNNAIIPRFKLVKRADETNSSTVQTPTLSFTAGTSTTPLDPTSSSTDNSGTADPGNAESSASPNFDSTSTSTQDPLSTSTGDPNNSPSFTLSSTESSDPTSSSFSSSFDTLSSSSDDGAPSIFPFTTSILSSSTSSEVSSSSPSTPESTFFFSTLPTSSSSSSTLSSSSLTLSSSTATHPSFLPSTSSSSTTTSISTPSFPSTTSSSSSSSSLLSSFISTPSSSSSSSYSSPSSSTLSSSSSATSSTLSPSSSSESSTSTTSTSSSTSSTTSPSSSSFSSSTITSASSTTSNDNKLLITVVPSTTIMNSASTVVIYHTITKSNTLANYSSGISSKNKNIAIGVSIGIGIPLISAIIIVLLLAYRRKQQNSVRNYLDSNGRDAGIAVDEGNFFTRFFRRAFIGLPILRNDPNGGDFDDDLHDDLAHDPKPIFSGKNDSDLFDSNSNSNNGFFVSRPKPLHLVNSDNNDQSQTKEHDDTLDDEDVHYLDSDDTDDYVRPPGHDSSASPPQLSQ from the coding sequence ATGCATCCACAACCACAGATAGAGGAGAAACATCTACTGCCTCTACATAGAGGCACAAGTCAACAGAATGGCGGCTTCGAGACGGGGAAGCACCGTCGACGTCTTTCTAGGAAGAGGCTACTCATCATCACTGCATTCTTCCTGATGATGCTCTTGGTCGTCTATCGATGCACCCCTCCCCCAGCTCTCTTCCAATCTCCACTCACCTTCTCTCATACCCAGCAACACCCCCATGACTGCAAACTAGATCACCTTGATACCCCAACCATTGCACTCGATGGTGCACCTAATCCATGGAACAACGTTGAAATCCAAGAGCTTGAGGCCagtgttgaaaatgataatggTGTCAATGCCCAAGTGAATACCAAGAGCAACAACTTGGAAAATGCTGGAAATTCAACCGAGATCTCAACTGTTAAAACCGGTAACGGAGGAgcagaagaaaatgaagaagaagaagaagaagatcaaaCATCCATTTACGCCGATTCCATCATCCGTAATATTATGGAAGGCTCTAATAATGCAATCATTCCAAGGTTCAAGCTCGTGAAAAGAGCAGACGAAACAAACTCTTCAACCGTGCAAACACCAACTCTTTCATTCACTGCGGGCACATCAACTACCCCTCTAGATCCAACCTCTTCGTCTACGGATAACTCTGGAACCGCAGACCCAGGAAATGCAGAATCGAGTGCATCGCCAAATTTCGATTCcacttcaacatcaacacaAGATCCTCTCTCAACTTCTACTGGTGATCCAAATAATTCACCATCATTCACACTATCGTCTACTGAATCTTCAGATCCTACCTCATCATCCTTCTCCTCTTCATTCGATACtttgtcttcttcttcagatGATGGCGCCCCTTCGATCTTCCCCTTCACAACATCTATTTTATCATCTTCTACCTCCTCAGAAGTTTCGAGCTCCTCTCCATCCACACCAGAGAgtaccttcttcttctcaaCTTTACCAACTTCATCGTCGTCATCGTCAACTTTATCGTCGTCGTCATTAACtttgtcttcttcaacagcaacacATCCTTCGTTCCTACCATCCACAAGCTCTTCTTCCACGACAACTTCCATATCTACTCCGTCGTTCCcctcaacaacatcatcatcttcatccaGCTCTTCTCTTTTGTCTTCGTTTATCTCTACACCGTCGTCATCTTCCTCCTCGTCATATTCATCGCCGTCTTCATCAACACTatcttcatcgtcttctGCTACTTCTTCCACCTTGTCGCCCTCTTCATCTAGCGAGTCCTCGACGTCTACgacatcaacatcatcaagcacatcatcaacaacatcaccgtcatcatcatcgtttTCTTCCTCGACGATCACATCTGCATCTTCAACGACTTCCAATGACAATAAATTGCTGATCACCGTTGTTCCATCTACTACAATTATGAATAGTGCAAGTACAGTTGTGATTTATCACACCATcacaaaatcaaatactCTTGCTAATTACTCGTCAGGAATTTCctctaaaaataaaaatattgcTATAGGTGTCTCGATTGGTATAGGTATACCATTGATTTCTGCTATAATCATCGTTCTCCTGTTAGCATACCGCCGTAAACAACAGAATTCAGTGAGAAACTACCTCGATTCAAATGGTAGGGATGCCGGCATTGCAGTCGATGAGGGTAACTTCTTCACGAGGTTTTTTAGACGTGCATTTATCGGTTTGCCAATACTGAGAAACGATCCGAATGGAGGGGATTTTGATGACGACCTCCATGATGATTTAGCTCACGATCCAAAACCGATTTTTAGTGGAAAAAATGACTCAGACCTCTTTGACTCTAATAGTAACTCAAACAATGGCTTCTTTGTCAGTAGACCTAAGCCCTTACACTTGGTGAACTCTGATAATAACGATCAGTCCCAAACAAAGGAACATGACGATACActagatgatgaagatgttcACTATTTGGATTCAGATGATACCGATGATTATGTGCGGCCACCAGGCCACGACTCGAGTGCGTCACCGCCTCAACTCTCTCAATGA